The DNA segment GGAAGAACATCCTGGACCAGCTCAAAAAGGTGAGAAAGGAGATTACTGGGAAAAAGTTCCAGCTCCGGTAGTCAAGGTTTCAAGTATCACAAGAGGTTTGGCTAAATCAGGCTGCTCGTGCGATGACGCAGGGGTTATCCTGTTAGAAATCTCGTTGCCGAAAGAATCGACCTATTCAATTGAAGAATTTGCTGTCTATTTCCGTGTTAAAGAGGGGCTGTTGCCGGATGCTATATTTCCTGACGTTCCGCTAGTTGGTGAGTATAAAGATGGGAAAATGACATTGTTACTTGCGTGGCTGGATGGGCACCCATCGCGTCAAATACCTCTTGATTTAAAGGTAGAGGCATTCTTTATTACCAACAGCCTTAACATTGGTGAATCTACCATATTCAATATTGTGGCAAGCAAGGGTTAACAAGTGCAGGCGTTAGGAGACTAGATTAGACTGGCTAAGGATTTAGCAAAAGCAGCATACTTTACTCTGTCGAATATGCGGCCATATTATGCACAATACTATGTAGATTGGGATCAAGCTCAAATTGAGCAAATGACACAAGAGCTTGTGAACTTTGATATTTTGTTTGAAGAAAAGCTTGTTGGTGTTGTTAGATTATCTTTTGACATTGAAGCGTGCTGGTTACGAGATTTACAAGTGGATCAGAGTTACCAGAATCGTGGGATTGG comes from the Shewanella mangrovisoli genome and includes:
- a CDS encoding GNAT family N-acetyltransferase; this translates as MRPYYAQYYVDWDQAQIEQMTQELVNFDILFEEKLVGVVRLSFDIEACWLRDLQVDQSYQNRGIGSIAIAEAERLAKEHGFHILKLKVFKNSPAVHLYKRQGFGLTSEDDRFYYMSRAVS